The DNA window ATCTCAAGCCCATAGCGAAAGCCGAAGATGGCAAGCGAGGTCAGAAAGAACGCCGACACCGCCAGGAACACCACCCCCTCGTGCCGCCCCAACTGCCAGCGCGGCAGCACCAGCGACAGCCAGTCCAGCAGACTGACGACGGCGGCGCTTTCCGTCTCGCCTGCCCGTTGGGCATGACGCGCGCGGGTCACGATCTCGGTCGGAACGCCCAGCACATTGCGGCCGGTGGCGGACCACATGCCGATCACGACCAGCCAGAACCAGATCGTCCCGAAGGAACGGCTGTCGAGGAAGCTGATCAATCCGTCGAATTGCGGCACGCGCGCGGTTCCTTGTCCTTGCTCGCGCGTGACCTTAGAACGTTGTCACGCCAAGGGAAAGCAGATGCCTGCCCCGCCCCGCAGCCGCGAAAGGATGCCGCCAATGGCCAGCCCGATCATCGCCCCCTTCCCCGCCACGCGCCTGCGCCGGCTGCGCCGCACCGCCAGCCTGCGCGCCATGGTGGCCGAGGTGAACCTGACGCCCGCCAACCTGATCTGGCCGATCTTCGTGACCGAGGTGGCCGGCGCCGAGGGCGAGATCGCCTCGATGCCGGGGGTCGAGCGGCTGACGCTGGACGGGGCGCGGCGCGCGGCGGAACGGGCCGCGCGGCTGGATATTCCGGCGATCTGCATCTTTCCTCATTCCGATCAATCGCTTAAGACGGAAACCTGCGAACGCGCGTGGGACCCTGACAATATCGGCAACCGCGCCATCCGCGCCGTTAAGGAAACGGTGCCCGATCTGGCGGTGATGACCGATATCGCGCTGGACCCCTATAACGCCAACGGCCATGACGGGATCGTGGTGGACGGCGAAATCCTGAACGACGAGACGGTCGAGGCGCTGGTGCGCATGGCGCTGGCCCAGGCCGAGGCGGGTGCCGACATCCTTGGCCCAAGCGACATGATGGACGGCCGCATCGGCGCGCTGCGCGGCGCGATGGAGGCGGCGGGCCACAAACATGTCGCGATCCTGTCCTATGCCGCGAAATTCGCCAGCGCCTTCTATGGCCCGTTCCGCGATGCGGTGGGTGCCTCGGGCCGGCTGGTGGGCGACAAGAAGACCTATCAGGTCAACCCTGCCAATCGCGGCGAGGCGTTGCGCTGCGTCGCCCGCGACCTGGCCGAGGGCGCCGACATGGTCATGGTAAAGCCGGGCCTGCCCTATTTGGATATCTGCCGGGCGGTAAAGGACGAATTCGGCGCACCGACCTTTGCCTATCAGGTCAGCGGCGAATACGCGATGCTGGAGGGCGCGATCCGCAACGGCTGGCTGTCGCGCGAGGCGATGGCGGAAAGCCTCGTCTCGTTCCGCCGGGCGGGCTGCGACGGGGTGCTCAGCTATTTTGCGCCCATGGTTGCCGAAATGCTGGCATGAGAGGGCGGCCTCGCGTATCGTCAGCCCAAGCGGGCCGCAAGTGTCCTGCACAATGAGGCGAGGCGACAAAATGAACAAATCCAACATGATGAGCCGCCGTGGAATACTGGCCGGCGGCGGCGCGGCGCTGGTTCTGGCGGGGTGCAGCAACGCGGTCGGCGGCAATGCCGCGGCGCAGCTGGACGCGCGGGTGGACCAGACGCATCAATATCTTCTTCAGACCTATCCCAATGCCGCCCCCCTGGTGCAGAACGCCAAGGGCGTGCTGTACATGCCGCTGATGACCGAGGCTGCGTTGGGCGTCGGCGGCTCCTATGGCCAGGGGGCTTTGCGCATCGGCGGGGCGACGGTCGATTACTATTCCGCGACCCAGGCCTCGGTCGGCTTTCAGGCCGGCGCGCAGCAATATGCGCATGTGCTGATCTTCCAGACCGATCAGGCGCTGGCCGCGTTCCGCGGCGCGACCGGATGGGTCGCGGGGGCGGATGCGTTCTACGCGATCCCCGCCGGCGGGATGAGCTTGGGCGCCGACACCATCACCGCCCAGTATCCGGTCGTCGCGATGATCTTCGGCCAGTCCGGGCTGATGGCCGGCGCGGCGATCGAGGGCACCAAATACACGCGCATCATCCCGTCGGGCCTGATCGATTTCGGCAGCCTCGGCCTGCCCAGCATGCAGCGCGGCTGACGCACGCGCGGTCCGCACGGGGCCGCGCAGGGTCGTCGCGTTCGGGGACGTCAGGCGGCGGTCAGGTGGCGCAGCCCGTGGGTCACATCGGCCCGCACCGCCAGGCGCAGCGCCGGTTCGTCGCCCGCCCGCAGCGCGGCCAGGATCATCCGGTGATGGCGCGGCGGCTCGTTCCGCCGGACCCGCCCGTAAAGCGCCCGCATCGTCGGGCCCAGTTGCAGCCAGATCGTTTCCAGCATCGCCAGCATCGCCGGCGCCTGCGCCCGCAGATACAGCATCCGGTGAAAATCCAGGTTGCAGCGGATATAGCCGACCGCGTCGTGGCGCTCGACCGCATCCGCGATCCGGCCGTTGATCTGCGCCAGCCGGTCGATCAGCGCGAAATGCGCCCGCGGCAGGGCGCGCGCCGCCAGTTCCGGCTCGATCAGCGCGCGCAGGGCGGCCAGTTCCTCGATCCGTTCGTCCGACAGTTCCGGCGTCGCGACCCGCCCCGACGCCGACAGCGTCAGCGCGCCTTCGGCGACCAGCCGCCGCACCGCCTCGCGCGCCGGCGTCATCGAGACGTGATATTCCCGCGCCAGACCGCGCAGCGTCAGCGGCAGCCCCGGCGCCAGTTCGCCCAGCATGATCCGGCCGCGCAGGCTGCGGTACAGACGCTCATGCGCGGCGGGGTCGGCGGTTCTTGCGGCGGTCATGCGTCATCTGTGATCACGAATCGGCGCAGCGTCAATCGCGGAATTTCCACGCCATCAGATCGCCGCCATGAAGGCGCAGCCAGGCGCGATGCGCGCCATAGCCGGGCATCAGATCCGCGACCGCCGCCCAGAACCGGGGCGAATGATCCATGTGCGCCAGATGCGCGACCTCGTGGGCGGCGACATAGTCCAGCACCTCGGGCGGGGCCATCGCCAGCCGCCACGAGAACATCAGCCGCCCCTGCGACGTGCAGCTGCCCCAACGCGACCGGGTGTCGCGCAGGCTGATGGCCCGAACGGGCCGCCCCAGCACGGCCGCATAGCTGTCGCAGGCCGGGCGCAGGCGGTCATGCGCCAGATGTTTCAGAAACGCCTGCACCACCGGCCCCGCCGGCCGGTTCCGGGGCAGCAGCAGATTTTCTCCTTCCAGCCGAGCGGTCCGCGTCGCCGCCTCGACCAGCAGGCGGGCGCGCCCCTCCACCGGCAGCAGCGCGCCGGGCTCGGCGCGCAGCGGGGCCGGACGGCGCGCGGTGGCCTGCAACAGCCAGTCGCGCCGGGATTCGGCAAAGGCCAGCCCGTCGGCCAGCACGGCCCAGGGCGGCAGGGTCAGAACCGCATCGCCGCCATCGCGCGGCACCCGCAGGATCATGCGACGCGCGCGCGCGGATCGCCGCAACGCGATGCTGAGCCCGCCGGTGATGATGATCCGTTCGTTCAACCGTTCTGCCCGCACGCCGCGTTCCGTCAGAAAAGCCTTTGACAGCCCCGCCAGCCTGTGGCACGGCGTCGGCAAATCCCTAATCGCGGCGGAAGGAGATTACCATGCCCAAAGAGGAATGGGGCACGAAACGCCTGTGCCCGCATTGCGCCACGCGCTTTTACGACCTGAACCAGAATCCGATGACCTGTCCGGCCTGCGGCAACCAGTTCACCGCCGAAAGCTTTGCCGACGGGCGCGGCAAGGCGATGGTTCCCGAAAAGACCGCGGCCAAGAAGACCGACGAGGCGGTCGAAGAGGACGACGATCTGGAAGACGAAGGCGGCGAACTGGACGACGATCTGCTGGAAGACGACGACGATGACGGCGACGTGTCGCTGGACGACATCGCCGACGTCGCGGATGACGACGACGACTGACACAAGATCCGCCTGCCACATCGCGACGCGGCCCCCTGCGGGGCCGCGTTTTTTGTGCGGGAACACCCGGCTTCGCGGCACCCGCGATCTGCGCCGAAACTTTCCCGACACACCCGATTTTCCGCTTGCACCCCGCCACCCCCGCCCCTATACGACGCCACGCAGCGATCGGAACCGATCGCGCAGACCTCCGGTGGGGCCATAGCTCAGTTGGTAGAGCGCTTGAATGGCATTCAAGAGGTCAGGGGTTCGACTCCCCTTGGCTCCACCATCCCGCTTTTTTGGGTTGAAATGTCCGCTAACACCTTGAATGGAAAGGTGAAATTAGCGGTTCGATTACCTTCATCACGGCTATACCGTAAGGGCTCTGCAAAGGCCAGTTTGAGCACTGTCCTCTTGAAGGCAAACTCACCTTTTTCATATAGATTCCAAGGGCTTGCCAGAAACCTCAAGGCGTGTTCGATAAACTCCTCCAGGCGTCCTCGCGGAGGAATAATTTCTTCGGCTTGCTCACGCAGCCTGATCTTTTGACGCTCCAATTTATCGATGCGTGCTTCATATGCCGTTATGACGGTAGGGCTTGAGGCATCGACGATCCGATCCAACAGAGCATCGGTCTGATCCTCAACATCCTGTATCTGGGCAGCCAGCGTCCTTTTCGCGCTGTAGGCTTCTGCTAGCTTCATATCCCAGACGTCGATGAACATCGCTCTGACCAGCTCGTGGTAATCCCCCCTGATTTTAAGGGGATGCGGAAGTAGAATTTTCTCGGCAGGATGAACGAGGAGATTCCGATGAAGAAGACACGATTCACAGAAGCCCAGATCATGGGTGTGCTGCGCCAGATGGAGGGCGGTGTGCCTGCCGCTGAGCTGTGCCGCGAGCATGGGATGAGCAGCGCCACGCTGTACAAGTGGCGGGCGAAGTATGGCGGCATGGACGCCAGTCTGATCAGCGAGATGAAGGCAATGACCGAGGAGAACCGGCGGCTGAAGCGGATGTTTGCAGATGTGAGCATGCAGAATGATCTTCTGAAGGAGGCCCTCGGAAAAAAATGAACCGGCCAGCTCAACGCCGAGAGTTGGCCGTGAAAGCGGTGGCGATAAAGGGTATCAGCATTGCTCTGGCCTGCCGGGCATTCGACGTCAGTGAGACATGCTACCGGTACAGCCCGAAATTGGACGAGGAGAACGAGCAGATCGACGACCTGCTGCTCGGTCTGACGATGGCAAAGAAGACTTGGGGCTTTGGCCTGTGCTTTCTGTATCTGCGCAACGTCCAGGGCCATGGCTGGAACCATAAACGGGTGTACAGGATCTACCGGGAACTGGAGCTGAACCTGCGGATCAAGCCACGCAAGCGCCTGAAACGGGAGAAGCCCGAGGAGTTGGCCGTGCCCGAGGCCCCGAACGAGGTCTGGTCGATGGACTTCATGGCCGACAGACTGGAGGATGGACGACAATTCCGGCTGTTGAACGTTCTGGACGACTTCAACCGTGAAGGACTGGGCATTGAGATCGACTTCTCACTGCCTGCGGAACGGGTTGTTCGGGCATTGAACCAGATTATTGAATGGCGCGGCGCACCTCGAACCATTCGAGTCGATAACGGCCCGGAATACCTCAGTGGCACCCTCACGGAATGGGCTGAGAACAGGGGCATTACCCTGGCCTATATCCAATCCGGCAAGCCCCAGCAGAACGCCTATGTCGAGCGCTACAACCGGACGGTCAGGCACGAATGGCTGGACTTGTACATTTTCGAAGGCATTGAAGAGGTACAGCAGATTGCTACCGAGTGGCTCTGGTCCTACAACAACGAACGCCCCAACATGGGCAACGGCGGGATGACCCCCGCCCAGAAACTGAGAGTCGCCGCGTAGATTCTACGACCAAGCCCCCGCAAAAATGGGGGGATTACCGTGATCCAATCAAAATCATTCACTATCCATCTCCTTTCTTTTATCGTTCAAATCCAAAATCACGGCCTCTATCGCGTCCGCGCGTGCGCTTTCGGCCCTCACGATCTGGCTCGCGGCGCTCGTGCGAGCGCTCGCTCAAACCCATCTCCTGATAGCGGACGATATCTTCGCGCAGCAGCAACAGATCGGCTTGCTGCCGTTCCCGTTGCTCACGGATTTCCTGTTGCAAGACATGCCGTTCGTCGAGCTGATCCGCGATCAGCGTATCACGCTCGTCGCGATCCCGCAGAAGCGCCGCCCAGGCATCACGCTCGTTCTGTTCCCTGATCTTGCTGTATTTGCCCGTGACACGCTGCCAGAGTCCAGAGAACCCGCGCTGCAACTTTGCTGCACGCGCGTTGGTTTCTGCTGTCCAGCGCTTTTCCTGATTTTCTTTTTGCGTCGCGCGTTCCTGACGGTGCCGTCCTGCCAGTTTGCTGCGGCGGAATTCGAGCGCTGTGCGGCCTTGCCTCGCTTCAAGTTCGGCCTGACGGATGAACCCCCTGACGCGATCCGTCATGCGCGCGGCAATCGTAGTCTTGGCCTGACCAACTGAGGGCAGTTCGGCGAGATCGCCGAGTCGGGCCGCAACATCTTTGGTCTTCACGCCTGCTTGCCGCGCCACGGCATAGACCTCACCGCGATAATCAACGGCAACAACGCCACGCCGATCACCACGCGCGAGCGTGAACCCGCGCTCTCTTAAGGCTTGAGCAAAGGAAACGCCTGAATCTGAGCGGCTCCAGGCCTTTTGGAAAAGCGCCTTGATCTGTTTCGGATCGAGGCCCGTGCGCCGCGCTTGTTGCCACTCTTCACGGGTAAATCTGAGCGGATCGCGCTCTTTCCAATCGCGCAGCCCCTTGGGCATTTCCCAACCATGGGCGCGGAACAGTTCACGCGACACGTCGCGCAAATGCAGCTTGTAGTGCGGCAGATTGATCGCCCGCATTCGACCCGCATCAATACGCGACCAGACAACATGCGCATGACGCCGCCCGTCTTTTTCATGGAAGACAATCGCGCGCGGCTGGTTTTCCAGGCCGAGCTTGCGTTCAACTTCGTTTGCCGCCGCTTCGAATTCTTCGACTGTCACCGCCGCATCCTGCGGCGGGTTAAGACTAATCGAGAATAGGTGGTTGGTGCAGCGCGTGCCTTCAGCAATAGCATCGGCCTCAAGAAACGCGCCGCGCAGATCATCACTAACGAAGCCGCGTACCTCATGCAGCTCGACATGATCGTTATCCCGCATGGTCAGCAGATACCGCGCAAGTTGCGCCCCGCCGCTGCGTTCTTTGGCCTTGATAATCACGGCTTCGGACCACGATTGCTATCGCGACCGAGTGCGCTAAGAATATCTTGCCTCATGGCAAGCACGGCTGCACAAGCTTTGCGCAGTTCCTCTTCGGTTTCTGGCGTCACAGGCAACGAGCCGGTGTTCACGGCCTTTGCGAGTTGGTTGAGATTGGCAGAAAGGCGCGAAGACCCGAGTGCGCCGAGCACACGCCCAAGGGCAACGTGGTCTTTCACCGGAAACTTGCCACGCGTCGTCCGAGGGGTCACATCCTCTCCGAACAGGCGTTCGCGAATGTATGCCCCTAAAGCTTGCCCCGCAGCATCATGTTCAAGGATGCCGCGCTCATCGAAGCTGAGCCGCAGCGAAAATGGCGTATGGTGTTTTTCAATTTTCTTGTTGGCTAAGATATTGAAATCATTTGTGGGTTTTTTCATCGTCACGCTCCCGACCGTCAAGGTCTAGTTGCGCGAGATGGCATTCCCAACTCTGAAGGACTTCAAACAGGAGGTTCGATTCCTCTCCCGTCAGGTCCACCAGTATTGCCCTTCAAGGTTGAAATTACCCGCTACGCCTTGAGGGCCATTTCAGCGATTCGACTCCCTGTTTTTCTGCATTCGAAATCGGGCTTGGAAAACGTCCCGCCTTCGGCCCCGCCACATCGACATCCCGCCACGATCCGCCCCCCAGTCTGGACATGGCCGGCGGAGGATGTCATCAGGCGCGTCACATCGACAGATACCACCGTGCGGCCCAGGGCAAGACGATGCGGATCATATTTCATCTTGGTTCCTACAAGACCGGCACGACCAGCTTTCAGAACATGGTCTTCGAGAATCGCGATCTGCTGTCGGATCAGGGCGTGCTCTATCCCCGAACCGGGTTGACGAACGAAAAGGATCTGGGCCACCGGCACACCTCGCTGATCTGGGGGTATCTGTCCGGCAAGGCGGATGCCTGCCCCGATGCGCTGCTGGAGGAGTTGCGCGGATCGCACGCGCACACCGCGATCCTGTCGTCCGAGGCCTGGGCGCATCCGGGCCATCTGTCGCATCTGATCCGGCTGGTCACGCGGCTGGAGGATCACGGCTTTTCCGACCATGCAGCGATGCTGGTGCTGCGCAACCTGCCCGATTATCAGGTCAGCCATTACCGGGAATTCACGGTCAACCGCAACAATACAGGGCCCTATGCCGATTATGTCCGCAAACGTCCGAACCTGTTCGACTATCTTCTGCTGACGCAGTCCTTTCGAGCGATGTTCGGCCCGCGCCTGTCCGTCATCCCCTATACGGATGGCGCGGACATGACGGGCAGGCTGTTCCAGCGGATGGGTCTGGGGGCGCTGCACGACCGGATGGAAAACGTGGCGCGCGCAAATACGAAGCCGTTCGGCCCGCTGGAGATCGAGGCGATCCGCTGCGCGAAAGAGCTGAAAAAGCCTCAGGCGGACGGGCTGGCCGCGCTGTCTTCCCTGCTGGCAGAAGATGACACGCTGCGCGAGGCGACCTGGACCGAGCGTTTCGCGGACCACGTTCCCGCCCTGCCCGCCGCCTACCGGCAACGATTTCAGGACGCCGCCTGCTGGAGCACCGCCGAGGCCGAGGCGATCTTTCGCGAAGACGGCATCGAAGGACGCAACGTGGCCGGGATCACCGCCGCGCTGATGGACCGGCTGCGCGCGATGTAGGGGCCGACGGCGTCTGCGGTCCGCGGACGGCGGTCGCGCCTATTCGGCGGCGGTCCGGTCTGCGGACTGCGATTCCAGCTTTGCGGCGCGTTCCTCGACCAGTTCGACGATATGGTCGATCATCCGGTCGTTCGACAGCTTGTGGCTTTGGCGGCCGGCCAGATAGACCATGCCGCTGCCCGCGCCGCCACCGGTGAAGCCCAGATCGGTCATCAGCGCCTCGCCCGGCCCGTTCACCACGCAACCGATGATCGACAGGCTCATCGGCGTCTTGATGTGTTCCAGACGCTTTTCCAGCGCCTCGACCGTCTTGATCACGTCAAAGCCCTGCCGCGCGCAGGACGGGCACGAGATGATCTGGACGCCGCGCGTGCGCAGGCCCAGGGATTTCAGGATCTCGAAGCCGACCTTCACCTCTTCGACCGGATCGGCGGACAGGCTGACGCGGATCGTGTCGCCGATCCCCGCCCACAGCAAATTGCCCAGCCCGACGGCGGATTTCACCGTGCCGCCGACGAACCCGCCGGCCTCGGTGATGCCCAGATGGATCGGCGCATCCGTCGCCTCGGCCAGCTGCTGATAGGCGGCGGCGGCCAGGAACACGTCGCTGGCTTTCACGCTGATCTTGAATTCGTGGAAATCGTTGTCTTGCAGGATCCTTATATGGTCCAGCCCGCTTTCCACCATCGCATCCGGGCAAGGCTCGCCGTATTTCTCCAGCAGATGCTTTTCCAGCGACCCCGCGTTGACGCCGATGCGGATCGAGCAGCCGTGGTCGCGCGCCGCCCGGATCACCTCGCGCACGCGGTCGGGGCTGCCGATATTGCCCGGATTGATGCGCAGGCAGGCCGCGCCCGCCGCGGCCGCCTCGATGGCGCGCTTGTAGTGGAAATGGATGTCGGCCACGATCGGCACCGGGCTTTCGCGGCAGATCTCGCGCAGCGCCCGCGTGGTGTCCTGATCGGGGGCCGAGATACGCACGATGTCGGCGCCGGCATCGGCGGCGCGGATCACCTGATCCAGCGTCGCGCGGACGTCGCGGCCATCGGTGTTGGTCATGGTCTGGACGCTGATCGGCGCATCGCCCCCGACGGGGACGCGGCCGACCATGATCTGGCGGGATTTCCGCCGCTCGATATTGCGCCAGGGGCGGATCGGGTTCAGCGACATGCGGGCCTCCGGGGTTCGTGTCCCAGATAAGCCATCGCGCCGGTCGCGGCAACCGGTGCACGCAGCCGTGATCGCGGCTCAGCCGCGCGGCAGGCGCAGCGCCGTCATCACCGTCGCCAGCGCGTCGCGCGGCAGCATGACCAGCATCCTGCCCTCGATCTTCAGCGTCACCAGGCCCCTGGCCATGTTCGAGGTGCCGACCCGCGTGCCCGGCGCGAATTCGATCCCCTCGATCGGCCATTCCAGCCCGGTGCTGGTGCCGCGTGCCGGCCCCATCGGATACAGCGATACCCGCGTGCCGGGCATCAGCGGCAGGGTCACGCGCGGCGGCGCCAGAAACACGATGTCGTCGCTGGCCAGCAGGATCACCGGCGGGCGGGTGACGGTGGCCATCGCGGTCAGCGCGGCCAGCGTGTGATCAAGCCGCCGTCCGGCAAAGCCCACCGCCATCACGAAGGGCGCGGCGATCCGGGTCAGGCATTTGGTGAAATCGGTGCTGTCCTGTTCGGCGACATGGGCGACGCGCTGCGCCGGGATGGCCTTGCGGGCCGCGGCGCTGATGCTGTCCAGATCGCCGATCACCCAATCCGGCGGATGACCCAGGGCAAGGGCGCGGTCCGCGCCGCCATCGGCCGCCACCAGCGTCGGCGCGACCGACAGCGACTGGGCCAGATCGGCGGGCCGCACCGCGCCGCCGCCGATGACGGTGACGCCGCGATCCGAGATCACCAGCGGCGGGATCATTCGTTCCGGCCGATCCCGGTGAAGATGCGGCGCAGCGGCACCACCCAGACCAGCCCCAGCACGACATAGACCGCAATTTCGATCCAGATCGGCTGGCGGCCCCAACGCGTGTCCATCCAGTTCACGAGCGTGACCGCCACGATGATATAGGCCGGCAGCCCCAGAACCAGGATCAGCAGGGACAATCGCTTGCGGGTCTTCAGATCCATCACGCCCTCCTTGCCCGCCACGGGGCCTTCATTCCTCCGCACGCGTCACGCGGATCGTCCGCACGACAGCCCGGCACCCTGCCGCGCGGATGCGGTCAGTCCGCGAACGGGTCGGTCACCAGGATCGTATCGTCGCGTTCGGGGCTGGTCGACAGCAGCGCGACGGGACACTGGATCAGTTCCTCGACGCGGCGGACATATTTGATCGCCGCCGCCGGCAGATCCGCCCAGCTTCGCGCCCCTTCGGTCGATTCCTGCCAGCCCTGCATCTCTTCATAGACCGGGGTGACGCGGTCCTGCAGCGCGGCGGCGGTCGGCAGATAGTCGTAATGCCGCCCGTCGATCTCATAGCCGACGCAGATCTTCAGCGTCTCGAACCCGTCCAGCACGTCCAGCTTGGTCAGCGCGATGCCGTTCACGCCGCTGATCGCGCAGGTCTGGCGCACCAGCACCGCGTCGAACCAGCCGCAGCGGCGCTTGCGCCCGGTGACGGTGCCGAATTCGCGCCCGCGTTCGCCAAGGCGCTGACCGTCGCTGTCATGCAGTTCGGTCGGAAACGGCCCCTCGCCCACGCGGGTCGTATAGGCCTTGACGATGCCCAGCACGAAATCGATCGCGCCCGGCCCCATGCCGGTCCCCGATGCCGCCATCCCCGACATGGTGGTGGACGAGGTGACATAGGGATAGGTGCCGAAATCGATGTCCAGCAACGATCCCTGCGCACCCTCGAACAGGATGCGCTTGCCCGATTTCCGCGCCTCGGCCATGATCTTCCAGACCGGCTGCGCATAGGGCAGCAGCCGGGGCGCGACCTCCAGCAGCATGGCCTTCAACTCGGCCCGGTCGATGGGCGTCGCGCCCAGCCCCTGCCGCAGCGCGTCGTGATGGGCCAGCAGCCGGTCCAGCCGCGCGTCCAGCGTTTCCTCGTCGCCCAGATCGGCGACGCGGATCGTCCGCCGGCCCACCTTGTCCTCATAGGCCGGGCCGATGCCGCGGCCGGTGGTGCCGATCCTGGCCTTGCCGGCAGCCTCTTCGCGCAGCTTGTCCAGATCCTGGTGCAGCGGCAGGATCAGGGGCGTGTTCTCGGCGATCATCAGATTGCCGGGCGAGATGTCGACCCCCTGCCCGTTCAGCCGCTCGATCTCGGCGAACAGGGACCACGGGTCCAGCACCACACCGTTGCCGATCACAGCTAGCTTGCCCTTGCGCACGATGCCCGAGGGCAGCAGCGACAGCTTGAAGACCGTGCCGCCGATGACCAGCGTGTGACCGGCATTGTGGCCGCCCTGAAACCGCGCGATCACGTCGGCGCGCTCGCTGAGCCAGTCGACGATCTTGCCCTTGCCCTCGTCGCCCCACTGCGCGCCGACAACCACCACATTGGCCATGAGCCGGTCCCTTCCTTGCCCGAAAATTGTCCGGCATTTCGTCTAGCGCATGGGGCGGTCAGGGAAAAGCCGCGATTTGGCCGACACGCGCCCCCTTGCCGCCTACCAGTGCGGCGGGCGCTGATCGGCCAGGGGGATCGTGCCGCCCTGATCCAGTTCCGTCTGCGCGGCGCTGCGCAGCAGCAACGCGACGCGGCGCGACAGGCTGGCGATCTCGGCGTCCTGGCGGGCGATCACCTCGCTCAGCTCGTCAGTGGCGCGGGTCTGGTGGGCCAGCGCCTCTTCCAGACGCGCGATGCGCCGGTCCATGTCCTTGTCCATACCGCCCCCTTCCGCTACAGCAGCCACGGCTTGCTCTGTAAGGCACAGGACCATGGCGAAAGACAAGAAAAAGCAACCGCGCCCCAAGGCCGAGACGCCCAAGGGGTTCCGCGACTATTTCGGCGCCGACGTGACCGAACGCAAGACGATGCTGGACCGGATCGCGGCCATCTATCATCGCCACGGCTTCGATCCGCTGGAAACCAGCGCCGTCGAGACGGTCGAGGCGTTGGGCAAGTTCCTGCCCGATGTGGACCGCCCGAACGCCGGCGTCTTCGCATGGCAGGAAGAGGCGGTTCCGGGCGGCGGGTCCGGCGACTGGCTGGCGCTGCGATACGACCTGACGGCACCGCTGGCGCGGGTGGCGGCGCAGTTCCGCAACGATCTGCCGACGCCCTATCGCCGCTATGCGATGGGGCCGGTCTGGCGCAACGAAAAGCCGGGTCCGGGCCGGTTCCGGCAATTCTATCAATGCGACGCCGATACGGTCGGCGCGGCCTCGGTCGCGGCGGATGCCGAGATCTGCGCCATGCTGGCCGACGCGCTTGAGGCGGTGGGGATCGCGCGCGGCGACTACATCGTGCGGATCAACAACCGCAAGGTGCTGAACGGGGTGATGGAGGCCGCGCAGGTCGGCGCCGATCGGGCCGAGGACGTGCTGCGCCAGATCGACAAGTTCGACAAGGTGGGAC is part of the Paracoccus stylophorae genome and encodes:
- the ispG gene encoding flavodoxin-dependent (E)-4-hydroxy-3-methylbut-2-enyl-diphosphate synthase; the encoded protein is MSLNPIRPWRNIERRKSRQIMVGRVPVGGDAPISVQTMTNTDGRDVRATLDQVIRAADAGADIVRISAPDQDTTRALREICRESPVPIVADIHFHYKRAIEAAAAGAACLRINPGNIGSPDRVREVIRAARDHGCSIRIGVNAGSLEKHLLEKYGEPCPDAMVESGLDHIRILQDNDFHEFKISVKASDVFLAAAAYQQLAEATDAPIHLGITEAGGFVGGTVKSAVGLGNLLWAGIGDTIRVSLSADPVEEVKVGFEILKSLGLRTRGVQIISCPSCARQGFDVIKTVEALEKRLEHIKTPMSLSIIGCVVNGPGEALMTDLGFTGGGAGSGMVYLAGRQSHKLSNDRMIDHIVELVEERAAKLESQSADRTAAE
- a CDS encoding adenylosuccinate synthase produces the protein MANVVVVGAQWGDEGKGKIVDWLSERADVIARFQGGHNAGHTLVIGGTVFKLSLLPSGIVRKGKLAVIGNGVVLDPWSLFAEIERLNGQGVDISPGNLMIAENTPLILPLHQDLDKLREEAAGKARIGTTGRGIGPAYEDKVGRRTIRVADLGDEETLDARLDRLLAHHDALRQGLGATPIDRAELKAMLLEVAPRLLPYAQPVWKIMAEARKSGKRILFEGAQGSLLDIDFGTYPYVTSSTTMSGMAASGTGMGPGAIDFVLGIVKAYTTRVGEGPFPTELHDSDGQRLGERGREFGTVTGRKRRCGWFDAVLVRQTCAISGVNGIALTKLDVLDGFETLKICVGYEIDGRHYDYLPTAAALQDRVTPVYEEMQGWQESTEGARSWADLPAAAIKYVRRVEELIQCPVALLSTSPERDDTILVTDPFAD
- a CDS encoding thiamine diphosphokinase; this encodes MIPPLVISDRGVTVIGGGAVRPADLAQSLSVAPTLVAADGGADRALALGHPPDWVIGDLDSISAAARKAIPAQRVAHVAEQDSTDFTKCLTRIAAPFVMAVGFAGRRLDHTLAALTAMATVTRPPVILLASDDIVFLAPPRVTLPLMPGTRVSLYPMGPARGTSTGLEWPIEGIEFAPGTRVGTSNMARGLVTLKIEGRMLVMLPRDALATVMTALRLPRG
- a CDS encoding SlyX family protein; this translates as MDKDMDRRIARLEEALAHQTRATDELSEVIARQDAEIASLSRRVALLLRSAAQTELDQGGTIPLADQRPPHW
- a CDS encoding DUF2842 domain-containing protein; the encoded protein is MDLKTRKRLSLLILVLGLPAYIIVAVTLVNWMDTRWGRQPIWIEIAVYVVLGLVWVVPLRRIFTGIGRNE